The window CCGCCAGGTGGTCGGTGTGGAATACGTCGCCGTGGCAGTGCAGGTCGAGCCAGCCGACCAGGTCGCGAATCGCCTCTTCGCCGGGGGTGTCGCCGTAGGTCAGCAGGCGGTCGTCGAACAGGATGGCGGCGCCGCCGGCGCGCGCGAACTGCAGCAGGGCCGGGAATACGCTGGAGAGGTTATCGATGAAGTCGGCACTCTGGGTCAGCCCGGCCAGCATCGACACCATGATGCGGCGCACGTCGAGGCGGAACTGCAGCTCGCTGGCGTCTTCGCGCGACTCGACGCACATGGCCAGGATCTGACCCAGCTGCTCGCAGGCGGTGCGCTTGTCGAAAGCGACCGCGCAGGGCGTCGCGTGGTGGCACGAAATGAGCCCCCACAGCTGGCCCTTGACCATCAGCGACACCGACATCGAGGCCAGCGTGCCCATGTTGCGCATGTACTGCAGGTGGATCGGCGAGACGCTGCGCAAGGCCGCGAACGAGAGGTCGTTGGCGGTCCCGGTGACCGGATTGACGGGTGGGGCCAGGCGCGCCGGCGTGTAATTGGCATCCTGGATCAGGCGTATGCGGTTAAGCATGTACAGCTCGCGCGCCTGGCGCGGAATGTCCGACGCCGGAAAACGCTGCCCAAGGTAGGACGGGTAAGCGTCGTCGCGGCATTCGGCCAGCACGTGGCCGTGGCCTTCCTCGTCGAACTTGTACACCATGACCCGGCCGAAGCCGGTGACGCGCCGGATTTCCTGGGCCGCCAGCTCGCACATGGCCTGGGCCGTGGCGCTGTCGCTCACCTTGAGCAAAAAGTCGCCCACCTGGCGGTGCAGGTGGCGGAAGTCGGCCGCCGACGCCCGTTCGACCGCCTCGAACTCGAGGATCAGCAGGCCGTCGTAGCGGTGCGCCAGCACGTCGAAATGGCGCGCCGGACCGATTCCCAGGGTGCACAGATAGAGCGGGCGCTGGCCGATGCCGGCGGCATCGAGTTCGGGCCGCAGCTGCAGGCTGGCCTGCTCGCCGATCACCCGCTCGAGCGGCTGGCCGATGGCGCGCGCGGCGTCGGCCCCGATCATCTGTTCCAGATTCTCGCTCGCCTGCAGCACCTCCAGCGTGGGCGAGAGCGCCAGCAGGAAGCCGTGCGGCTGGATGCTGCCGGGCGTGCGGATCGGTTCCTTGTCGCAGCTCGACAAGTCCATTGGAGGATGTTCGGGATTGGCCTGGCTCATGGAGGGGTTCCTGGGCACGGGACGGGGCGCCACATTTCAAAAGCATAATTTTACTGCATACACTATGTCGGGCCACGCACGTTAGCTGTACTGAAAACAACTTTTCAGGTGTGCGGTTTGGCAACACGCAGACCCCTTGCGCGCGGGTGCGCATGCGACAATTCCGAATGACCAGACAACCCGATTATCAGGCGCTGTTTCGCGCCTCCCCCTATCCCTATTTGCTGATGGATCTGGAGCTCAACATCATCGGCGCCAACGACGCGTATCTGCACGCGACCGGCCGCGACGAAGGCGATCTGCTGGGCCGTTACGTGTTCGATGCCTTCCCTGAAAACCCGGACGATCCCGGTTCGACCAACATCGCCGAGGTGCGCTCCTCGCTGCAGCGCGCCATCGCCAGCGGCAAGCCCGATACCACGGCCTTCCTGCGCTATTCGGTGCCGCGCGCGCCCGATGCCGGCGGCGGCTTCGAGGAACGCTTCTGGAGCACCGTGCACACCCCCATCTGCGGCGCCGACGGCAGCACCGCCTTCGTGGCGCAGAACGCCATCGACGTGACCGAGTTGTACCGCTTCGACCGCCAGTCGCACGTGGCCTCGGTCGAGCCGTACACCAGGACCGATGCGGCCAATGACCATTTCGACCAGGCCCAGATGCACCAGGCGATGAACCGCATCCTGATGGTCGAGCGCGGGCATCTGCGCGACCTGTTCAACCAGGCGCCCGGCTTCATCGCCGTGCTGGCCGGCGAGCAGCATGTGTTCGAGATGGTCAACGAAGCCTACTACCAGCTGGTGGGGCACCGCGAACTGGTCGGCAAGCCGGTATGGGAAGCGCTGCCCGACGTGCGCGGCCAGGGCTTCGAAGCGCTGCTCGACCAGGTCTACCGCAGCGGCAAGCCGTTCGTCGGGCGCGGCCTGCGGGTGGCGGTGCAGCGGGTGGCGGACGGGCCGGTCACCGAGAGCCATATCGACCTGCTGTACCAGCCGCTGTTCGACAAGGAAGGGCGCCCCAGCGGCATCTTCGTGCAGGGCCACGACGTGAGCGATGCGCACGCCGCGCAGCTGGCCAGTGCCGACAGCGCCGAGCGCCTGTCCGAAGGCATGAACGCGGCGCGCATGGTGGTGTGGGACTGGGAAATCGGCTCGGGCAAGATGGTGTTTTCGGATAACGCCGAACTGGTGCTGGGGCGGCGCGATCCCGATATCGACACGCTCAGCGAATCGATCCACCCGGAGGACGTGGCGCGCATGCGCCGCGCGCGCGAGCGCGCCATCGCCGAAGCGGGCGGCTACGAAGAGATCGTGCGTTTCCGGCGCGCCGACGACGGGCGCATGCTGTGGCTCGACATCCGCGGCAAGGTGCGCTGCGGCGCCGACGGCGAGCCGTTCGCGGTGCGCGGCGTGACGCTCGACGTCACCGAACGCCTGCGCGCCGAAGAAGACTTGCGCGACGCCCACCGGCGCAAGGATGAATTCCTGGCGATGCTCTCGCACGAGCTGCGCAACCCGCTCGCGCCGATCAGCTCCGCTGCCCAGCTGCTCAAGCATGTGCGCCTGGACGACGGGCGCCTGCGCGAGACGACCGACATCATCATCCGCCAGACCGCCCACATCACGGCGCTGGTCGACGATCTGATCGACGTCTCGCGCGTCACGCGCGGCCTCATTTCCACCGACCAGAAACCGCACGACATGAAGCGCATGATCGGCGACGCCGTCGAGCAGGTGCGCCCGCTGATCGAAGCGCGGCGCCACCGGCTGGCGGTGCTGCTGCCGCCCGGCGTGGTGTCGGTGATGAGCGACCATAAGCGGGTGGTGCAGGTGCTGACCAATCTGCTCAACAACGCGGCCAAGTACACGCCCGACGGCGGCAATATCGTGCTCGAGCTGGGGCTGGACGGCCAGCACCTGGTGCTTACCGTGCGCGACGACGGCATCGGCATGGGTGCCGAACTGCTGCCGCGCGTATTCGACCTGTTCACCCAGGGCGAACGCAGCGCCGACCGCTCGCAGGGCGGGCTGGGCGTGGGGCTGGCGGTGGTGCGCAGCCTGGTCGAACTGCACGGAGGCCAGGTCGGCGCCGCCAGCGAGGGCGTGGGCAAGGGCAGCGTGCTGACCGTGCGCCTGCCGCTGCTGGCCGGCCAGGCGCCGGCGCCCGCCCCAAGCGCGCAACGGCCGGCCGCGCCGCAGCGTCCCCTGCGCGTGCTGGTGGTGGACGACAATCCCGATGCGGCGCTGATGCTGTCGATGCTGCTCGAAGCGTCGGGCTACGATGTGCTCACCGAAAACGGCTCGTACGCCGGACTGGCCAGCGCGGCGCGCCATGTGCCGGACGTGTGCATCCTCGATATCGGCCTGCCCGACATGGATGGCTACCAGCTGGCGCGCAAGATACGCGCGGCCGACGGCATGCAGGGCGCGACCCTGATTGCGGTGACCGGCTACGGCCAGGAGCAGGACCGGCGCCTGGCGCTCGCCGCCGGCTTCGACCATCACCTGGTCAAGCCGGTCGATTCGTCCGAGCTGGCGGCGCTGCTGCTGGCGCGCGCGGCGCGGCCGATGGAGGCGGGTGGCGCGTGATAAACTGGCGCACTCCGATTGGACCTGCCCGCCAACCATGCCGCCATCGACGACAACGCTGCGACTGATCCTGGGCGACCAGCTCAATCCTCTGCACAGCTGGTTTTCCGAAGCGCGCGCCGACGTCGTCTACGTGCTGATGGAAGTGCGCCAGGAAACCGACTACGTCCACCACCACGCCCAGAAGATCATCGCCATCTTCGCCGCCATGCGCGCGCTGGCGCGCCAGCTCGAAGGCGAGGGCCACCGCGTGCATTACCTGCGCATCGACGACCCTGCCAACCTGCAGGCGATCCCCGCCAACATCGACGCGCTGCTGGCCCATTACGGCGCCACCCGGTTCGAATACCAGGAGCCGGACGAATACCGGCTCGACCTGCAATTGGCCGATTACGCGGCGCGGCTGCCGGTTCCGGGGACGATGGTCGGCAGCGAACATTTCCTGACCGCGCGCGACGAGGCCGAACGCATCTTCGCCGGCCGCGCGCAGTGGCTGATGGAGTATTTTTACCGCCAGATGCGCCTGGTGCACGGCGTGCTGGTCGAAAAAGGCGGCAAGCCGGCCGGCGGCCAGTGGAACTTCGATCACGACAACCGCAAGCCGTGGCGCGGCGCGCCGCCCGAACCGTTTGATGCGCGCGTGCAGCACGATCATTCGGCGCTGTGGGACAGCATCGAAGCCACCGGGGTGGACAGCTTCGGCCGCCCCGACGCGGCGCGCATCGTCTGGCCGCAGGACCGCGCCGAAGCGCTCGTCCACCTGGACGCCTTTATCCAGCACGGCCTGCCGCACTTCGGCGACTACCAGGATGCGATGCACACGAGCGCCCCGCGCCTGTTTCATTCGATGCTCTCGTTCGCCCTCAATACCAAGATGCTGCACCCGCGCGAAGTGATCGCCGAAGCCGAAGACGCCTGGCGCGCCGGCCACGCGCCGCTGCACGCGGTGGAAGGCTTCATCCGCCAGATTCTCGGCTGGCGCGAGTACGTGCGCGGCGTGTACTGGGCCAACATGCCCGGCTACGGCGAGCACAATGTGTTCGGCCACACGACGCCGCTGCCATCCTGGTTCTGGGACGGCAAGACGAAAATGCGCTGCATGCGGCACGCCATCGGCCAGTCGCTCGACGATGCGCATGCCCACCATATCCAGCGCCTGATGATCATCGGGAACTTTTCGCTGCTGGCGGGACTCGAACCTAACCAGGTGCATCAGTGGTACCTTGGCGTGTATGTCGACGCCTTCGAGTGGGTGGAGATGCCGAACACGATCGGCATGAGCCAGTTCGCCGACGGCGGCCTGCTGGCGACCAAGCCGTACGTATCGAGCGCGGCCTACATCGACCGCATGAGCGACTACTGCAAGGGCTGCCACTACGATAAAAAAGCGCGCCTGGGGGAGACGGCTTGTCCGTTCAATGCGCTGTACTGGGATTTTTTCGAACGCAATGCGCAGCGCCTGTCGGGCAACCAGCGCCTGGGCATGGTGTACCGCAACCTGTTCAAGATGGATGACGCCGCGCGCGCCGCCTGCGGCGAGCAGGCGGCGGCGCTGCGCGCGCGGCTCGGGGAACTTTGACTTCGGTGTACAACTTTACGGGATCACGACCTTACGATGACATTACATATCGACACTCCACTTCTCGCTTCGTCGGCCATGAGCAAGCCGGGCCAGACGGTCTGGCTCAAGATGGAAGCCTTGCAGCCGACCGGCTCGTTCAAGCTGCGCGGCATCGGCCACGCCTGCGAAGAGTACGCGCGGCGCGGGGCGAAACGCTTCATCTCTTCGTCCGGCGGCAATGCGGGTCTTGCCGCCGCTTATGCGGGCCGTCAGCTGGGCTTGCCGGTGGTGGTGGTGGCGCCGGAAACGACCAGCGAGCGCGCGCGCGAGCTGATGCGGCGCGAGCAGGCCGAAGTGATCGTGCACGGCGCTTCCTTTCACGAAGCGAACGCGCTGGCGCTGTCGATGGTGGGCGAACACGACGCCTTCATCCACGCCTATGACGATCCGCTGCTGTGGACCGGACACGCGTCCATGATCGATGAAGTGGCGCATGCCGGCGTGATTCCCGACGCGGTGGTGCTGTCGGTCGGCGGAGGCGGGTTGATGTGCGGCGTGATCGAAGGCCTGCGCCGCAATGGCTGGGACAAGGTGCCGGTGTTCGCCGTCGAAACCGACGGCACCGATTGCCTGGCGCAGTCGATCGAGGCCGACGAGCGCATCGAACTTCCACGCATCGCCAGCATCGCCACCACGCTCGGCTCGCGCCAGGTGTCGCAGGCGGCGTTCGACTGGACCCGGGTGCATCCCATGAGCAGCATGGTGGTCACCGACCAGGCGGCGGTGGCGGCCTGCATCCGCTTCATGGACGACCATCGGGTGGTGGTGGAGCCGGCCTGCGGCGCCTCGCTGGCCGTGGCTTACGCCGGCCGTCCTGAATTGAGCGCGTTCAAAAACGTGCTGGTGATCGTGTGCGGCGGCGTGACCGCGACCGTGGCCCAGTTGCAGGCCTGGTCGCGCACGCTCAGCCCGTCATAATCCGTACAAAATGGCCGCGATCCCATCGTAGATCGGATACACGCGCGGCCCCTGCTTGGGCCAGCCGATCATGTCGAAGTGGTCGTAGGTCTTGTAATTCCGCAGGAAATTCCAGCTGCCGCGCACCGGCGTGCCATCGTAGTCGCGCGCTGGATGCCCCGCCGGCGCGCGCATGCTGACCGTGTTGACCACGCCATCGTTGGCGAACCAGTTGTGGTCGACCGGCACCCGGCCGGCGATGGCCAGCGCGTACGAGCCCATGCCGCGCTTGCCGGCCGACGGTATCACCCACTCGCCCGCATACGGCCGGGTCAGCGACGCCATGTCGGCGCGCGGATACTGGAAGGACGGGTTCTGGAGTGGGAAGAGCAGGCGGTCGGTGTTGTTGCAGCACGCGCTGCCGGCCTCGGTCGCCTGGTTGCTGATCGAGAAGTAATACACCGAGCGCGAGGTCTTGGCCCAGTCGTTGAAGGTGCGCGCGCCGTCGGGCGTCAT of the Massilia violaceinigra genome contains:
- a CDS encoding cryptochrome/photolyase family protein; protein product: MPPSTTTLRLILGDQLNPLHSWFSEARADVVYVLMEVRQETDYVHHHAQKIIAIFAAMRALARQLEGEGHRVHYLRIDDPANLQAIPANIDALLAHYGATRFEYQEPDEYRLDLQLADYAARLPVPGTMVGSEHFLTARDEAERIFAGRAQWLMEYFYRQMRLVHGVLVEKGGKPAGGQWNFDHDNRKPWRGAPPEPFDARVQHDHSALWDSIEATGVDSFGRPDAARIVWPQDRAEALVHLDAFIQHGLPHFGDYQDAMHTSAPRLFHSMLSFALNTKMLHPREVIAEAEDAWRAGHAPLHAVEGFIRQILGWREYVRGVYWANMPGYGEHNVFGHTTPLPSWFWDGKTKMRCMRHAIGQSLDDAHAHHIQRLMIIGNFSLLAGLEPNQVHQWYLGVYVDAFEWVEMPNTIGMSQFADGGLLATKPYVSSAAYIDRMSDYCKGCHYDKKARLGETACPFNALYWDFFERNAQRLSGNQRLGMVYRNLFKMDDAARAACGEQAAALRARLGEL
- a CDS encoding PAS domain-containing hybrid sensor histidine kinase/response regulator; amino-acid sequence: MTRQPDYQALFRASPYPYLLMDLELNIIGANDAYLHATGRDEGDLLGRYVFDAFPENPDDPGSTNIAEVRSSLQRAIASGKPDTTAFLRYSVPRAPDAGGGFEERFWSTVHTPICGADGSTAFVAQNAIDVTELYRFDRQSHVASVEPYTRTDAANDHFDQAQMHQAMNRILMVERGHLRDLFNQAPGFIAVLAGEQHVFEMVNEAYYQLVGHRELVGKPVWEALPDVRGQGFEALLDQVYRSGKPFVGRGLRVAVQRVADGPVTESHIDLLYQPLFDKEGRPSGIFVQGHDVSDAHAAQLASADSAERLSEGMNAARMVVWDWEIGSGKMVFSDNAELVLGRRDPDIDTLSESIHPEDVARMRRARERAIAEAGGYEEIVRFRRADDGRMLWLDIRGKVRCGADGEPFAVRGVTLDVTERLRAEEDLRDAHRRKDEFLAMLSHELRNPLAPISSAAQLLKHVRLDDGRLRETTDIIIRQTAHITALVDDLIDVSRVTRGLISTDQKPHDMKRMIGDAVEQVRPLIEARRHRLAVLLPPGVVSVMSDHKRVVQVLTNLLNNAAKYTPDGGNIVLELGLDGQHLVLTVRDDGIGMGAELLPRVFDLFTQGERSADRSQGGLGVGLAVVRSLVELHGGQVGAASEGVGKGSVLTVRLPLLAGQAPAPAPSAQRPAAPQRPLRVLVVDDNPDAALMLSMLLEASGYDVLTENGSYAGLASAARHVPDVCILDIGLPDMDGYQLARKIRAADGMQGATLIAVTGYGQEQDRRLALAAGFDHHLVKPVDSSELAALLLARAARPMEAGGA
- a CDS encoding pyridoxal-phosphate dependent enzyme, which translates into the protein MTLHIDTPLLASSAMSKPGQTVWLKMEALQPTGSFKLRGIGHACEEYARRGAKRFISSSGGNAGLAAAYAGRQLGLPVVVVAPETTSERARELMRREQAEVIVHGASFHEANALALSMVGEHDAFIHAYDDPLLWTGHASMIDEVAHAGVIPDAVVLSVGGGGLMCGVIEGLRRNGWDKVPVFAVETDGTDCLAQSIEADERIELPRIASIATTLGSRQVSQAAFDWTRVHPMSSMVVTDQAAVAACIRFMDDHRVVVEPACGASLAVAYAGRPELSAFKNVLVIVCGGVTATVAQLQAWSRTLSPS
- a CDS encoding ATP-binding protein; translation: MSQANPEHPPMDLSSCDKEPIRTPGSIQPHGFLLALSPTLEVLQASENLEQMIGADAARAIGQPLERVIGEQASLQLRPELDAAGIGQRPLYLCTLGIGPARHFDVLAHRYDGLLILEFEAVERASAADFRHLHRQVGDFLLKVSDSATAQAMCELAAQEIRRVTGFGRVMVYKFDEEGHGHVLAECRDDAYPSYLGQRFPASDIPRQARELYMLNRIRLIQDANYTPARLAPPVNPVTGTANDLSFAALRSVSPIHLQYMRNMGTLASMSVSLMVKGQLWGLISCHHATPCAVAFDKRTACEQLGQILAMCVESREDASELQFRLDVRRIMVSMLAGLTQSADFIDNLSSVFPALLQFARAGGAAILFDDRLLTYGDTPGEEAIRDLVGWLDLHCHGDVFHTDHLAALYPPAAAMCGNAAGLLAMPVSRIHKHYLLWFRPEVVRTVEWAGNPHQKDADGANAAPMAQLSPRTSFATWRETITGTSAPWHGGEIELASEFRTALLGIALERAEQMAELAEELGRANKELEAFSYSVSHDLRAPLRHIVGFSDLLLEPATSENLEKRQRFLRNIKDSARLAGKLVDDLLSFSQMGRAALRPTLVQMGDLVRSCIDKLTLDVGQRQVEWDIGPLPAMRADPTFVQLALYNLLSNALKFTSQKERAVITIRASDEGAEWVLSIADNGAGFNMDYVHKLFGVFQRLHRMEDFQGTGIGLANVRRIIERHGGRVWATGVQGEGATFYFSIPKELHI